The Enterobacter asburiae genome window below encodes:
- a CDS encoding ABC transporter substrate-binding protein, protein MKSKLTTLGLALAALTVSSTVAAKTLVYCSEGSPENFNPQLYTSGTSVDASAVPVYNRLVDFKPGTTELVPSLAERWEVSDDGKVYTFHLRKGVKFQSNKSFTPTRDFNADDVIFSFMRQKDVNHPYHNVSNGSYSNFESLEFGSLITGIDKVDDHTVRFTLAHPEAPFVADLAWYFASILSAEYADAMLKAGTPEKVDMEPIGTGPFKLAQYQKDSRILFTAFADYWQGKSKLDRLVFSITPDASVRFAKIEKNECQVMPFPNPADLPRMKANKDINLMSKAGLNTGFLAFNTQKPPLDNVKVRQALAMAINKPAIIDAVFHGTGTAAKNLLPPGVWGADSELKDYDYDPEKAKALLKEAGFANGVSVDLWAMPVQRPYNPNAKRMAEMIQADWAKIGVQTKIVTYEWGEYLKRVKGGEHQAALMGWTTATGDPDNFFGPLFTCTSANGGSNSAKWCYKPFDKIIAEAKSTTDRDKRVALYKEAQQMMHDQMPAVMIAHSTIFEPVRKEVTGYEIDPFGKHLFWQLDINQ, encoded by the coding sequence ATGAAAAGCAAACTCACAACTTTAGGGCTGGCGCTTGCTGCACTCACGGTCAGTTCCACCGTTGCCGCGAAAACGCTGGTGTATTGCTCCGAAGGATCGCCGGAAAACTTTAATCCTCAGCTATACACCTCGGGAACCAGCGTGGACGCCAGCGCCGTGCCGGTCTATAACCGGCTGGTCGATTTCAAACCCGGCACCACGGAGCTGGTGCCGAGCCTGGCGGAGCGCTGGGAAGTCAGCGACGACGGCAAGGTGTACACCTTCCATCTGCGTAAGGGCGTCAAATTTCAGAGCAACAAATCCTTCACGCCGACCCGCGACTTTAACGCCGACGACGTGATTTTCTCGTTTATGCGGCAGAAAGACGTGAATCATCCCTATCACAACGTCTCTAACGGCAGCTATTCCAACTTCGAAAGCCTGGAGTTTGGCAGCCTGATAACCGGCATTGATAAAGTTGATGACCACACCGTGCGCTTTACCCTGGCGCACCCGGAAGCGCCGTTTGTCGCCGATCTGGCATGGTATTTTGCCTCGATCCTTTCCGCAGAGTATGCCGACGCGATGCTAAAAGCGGGCACCCCGGAGAAGGTGGATATGGAGCCTATAGGCACCGGGCCGTTTAAGCTGGCGCAGTATCAGAAGGATTCGCGGATCCTGTTTACGGCGTTTGCCGACTACTGGCAGGGGAAATCGAAGCTGGATCGGCTGGTGTTTAGCATCACGCCGGATGCCTCCGTGCGTTTTGCCAAAATTGAGAAGAACGAATGTCAGGTGATGCCGTTCCCGAACCCGGCGGACCTGCCGCGCATGAAGGCGAACAAAGACATCAACCTGATGAGCAAAGCCGGACTGAATACCGGCTTTCTGGCGTTCAATACCCAAAAGCCGCCGCTGGATAACGTAAAAGTCCGTCAGGCGCTGGCGATGGCCATCAATAAGCCGGCCATTATTGATGCGGTGTTCCACGGCACCGGCACCGCTGCAAAGAACCTGCTGCCGCCGGGCGTCTGGGGCGCAGACAGCGAGCTTAAGGATTACGATTACGATCCTGAAAAGGCGAAAGCGCTGCTGAAAGAGGCCGGTTTTGCCAACGGCGTGAGCGTCGACCTGTGGGCGATGCCGGTGCAGCGTCCGTACAATCCGAATGCGAAACGCATGGCGGAAATGATTCAGGCCGACTGGGCGAAAATCGGGGTTCAGACCAAAATCGTCACCTACGAGTGGGGCGAATACCTTAAGCGCGTGAAGGGCGGGGAACATCAGGCCGCGCTGATGGGCTGGACGACCGCGACGGGCGATCCCGACAACTTCTTTGGTCCGCTATTTACCTGTACCTCGGCAAACGGCGGCTCAAATTCGGCGAAATGGTGCTATAAGCCCTTCGATAAAATTATTGCGGAAGCAAAATCAACGACCGATCGCGATAAACGCGTGGCGCTGTATAAAGAGGCTCAGCAAATGATGCATGACCAGATGCCCGCGGTGATGATTGCGCATTCAACCATTTTCGAGCCGGTGCGCAAAGAGGTGACGGGCTATGAAATTGACCCGTTTGGCAAACATCTGTTCTGGCAACTGGATATAAATCAGTAA
- a CDS encoding DMT family transporter, with translation MNALLYGLVVVIWGTTWIAIFLQQGSVAAPVSIFWRFAVASLTMMVVLIALRRLRKLALRDHLFCMLQGCCVFCFNFWCFYAAASHINTGLESVIFSMAVLYNAINSFIFFGQRPPARFWTAAALGLTGIVTLFWDDLLASGWSASLLTGIGLSALGTYGFSLGNMISMRHQRRGLETMTTNAWAMLYGTLVMGCIALFRGDSFAPEWTISYIGALLYLALFGSVIAFGAYFTLVGRIGPGKAAYSTLLFPLVALSISTVYEGYVWHINGIVGLLLILGGNMVMFTKPETWFRRLRTA, from the coding sequence ATGAACGCATTATTATACGGACTGGTGGTGGTCATCTGGGGAACCACCTGGATTGCGATTTTCCTGCAGCAGGGGTCCGTGGCGGCGCCCGTCTCTATTTTCTGGCGTTTCGCCGTCGCCAGCCTCACGATGATGGTGGTGTTAATCGCCCTGCGCCGTCTGCGCAAGCTGGCGCTGCGGGATCACCTTTTTTGTATGCTCCAGGGATGCTGCGTTTTCTGCTTTAACTTCTGGTGTTTTTACGCCGCAGCCTCGCACATTAACACCGGGCTGGAATCGGTGATCTTCTCCATGGCCGTGCTCTATAACGCCATTAACAGCTTTATTTTCTTCGGGCAGCGCCCGCCCGCGCGTTTCTGGACGGCGGCAGCACTGGGCCTGACTGGGATTGTCACCCTCTTCTGGGACGATCTGCTGGCCAGCGGCTGGAGCGCTTCGCTCCTGACCGGGATTGGTCTCTCCGCGCTGGGCACCTACGGCTTCTCGCTGGGCAATATGATCAGCATGCGTCACCAGCGCAGAGGCCTTGAAACCATGACCACCAACGCCTGGGCTATGCTCTACGGCACGCTGGTGATGGGCTGCATTGCCCTGTTCAGAGGCGACAGCTTCGCGCCAGAGTGGACCATCAGCTACATTGGCGCGCTGCTCTATCTGGCCCTGTTTGGTTCGGTGATTGCCTTTGGCGCCTACTTCACGCTGGTGGGACGTATCGGTCCCGGCAAAGCGGCCTACAGTACGCTGCTCTTCCCGCTGGTGGCGCTGTCCATCTCCACGGTGTATGAAGGCTACGTCTGGCATATCAACGGTATCGTGGGATTATTGCTGATTCTGGGGGGAAATATGGTGATGTTTACCAAACCTGAAACCTGGTTCAGGCGCTTACGAACGGCGTAA
- a CDS encoding helix-turn-helix transcriptional regulator produces the protein MSHAYDTFETLCQQNAVLRETVSLNSGIQLAAWYNKHDTITVISNHHTLSLYVADGYESYQKTPGGWKNGGGPDRFCLMPKESESTWDIRDDLSFVHLYCTDEHLRDVGEKIWDKRPLSLTLDERIFGSDPKITALYRQFLLGCDWQQHANQLTLSTASTLLLTHLLQNYSNVQWKLPVVTGGLSPFVLRNVLAFIEENLGQPLTLAELAAQAALSEYHFARMFRQSTGLAPHQYVMQRRMEKAKALVQNTATPLTDIALACGFNSASHFSNRFRSATGMTPSQLRAASA, from the coding sequence ATGTCTCACGCTTACGATACCTTTGAAACGCTTTGCCAACAGAATGCGGTCCTGCGGGAAACCGTCTCGCTGAATTCGGGCATTCAGCTGGCAGCGTGGTACAACAAGCACGATACGATAACGGTAATAAGTAACCACCATACCCTCAGCCTGTACGTGGCGGACGGCTACGAAAGCTACCAAAAAACGCCGGGCGGCTGGAAGAACGGCGGGGGACCGGACCGTTTCTGCTTGATGCCAAAAGAGAGCGAATCGACGTGGGATATCCGTGATGACCTGTCGTTTGTGCATCTGTACTGCACCGATGAACACCTGCGCGACGTGGGGGAAAAGATCTGGGACAAGCGCCCGCTTTCGCTGACGCTGGACGAGCGCATTTTTGGTAGCGATCCGAAGATCACCGCGCTGTATCGCCAGTTTTTGCTCGGCTGCGACTGGCAGCAGCACGCCAACCAGCTCACTTTGAGCACGGCCTCTACGCTGCTCCTGACCCATCTGCTGCAAAACTACTCTAACGTTCAGTGGAAGCTGCCGGTCGTCACCGGCGGGCTATCGCCATTTGTGCTGCGCAACGTGCTGGCCTTTATTGAAGAGAACCTTGGGCAACCCCTGACGCTGGCTGAACTGGCAGCTCAGGCCGCCCTCAGCGAATACCATTTTGCCCGCATGTTCCGCCAGTCGACGGGGCTGGCGCCGCATCAGTACGTGATGCAGAGGCGAATGGAAAAAGCGAAGGCCCTGGTGCAGAACACGGCGACGCCGCTAACGGACATCGCCCTTGCCTGTGGGTTTAACTCCGCCAGCCACTTCAGCAACCGCTTTCGCAGCGCGACGGGCATGACGCCTTCGCAGCTACGTGCGGCGAGCGCGTGA
- a CDS encoding benzoate/H(+) symporter BenE family transporter translates to MRPSSHLVPVALAGFVAVLVGYASSAAIIWQAAAAAGASAQQIAGWMTALGIGMGVSTLALSWWYKAPVLTAWSTPGAALLATSLHGVTLPETIGVFIFANALILLCGITGLFARLMRLIPHSLAAAMLAGVLLQFGLHAFAHLEGHFLLCGSMIAAWLIAKALAPRYAIVVTLLVGGIVAWAGGDVVTDKLTLSLVMPEFIAPTFTFTSLVSIGVPFFLVTMASQNAPGFATMKASGYPLAVSPLIIVTGALALLLSPFGVFSICIAAITAAICQSPDAHPDAGKRWLAAIAAGGFYLLAGIFGGSITGLMAALPLSWIQTLAGLALLGTISGSLYQALSHEAERDAAIVTFLMTASGVTILGIGSAFWGLVLGGVCYALFSRARRT, encoded by the coding sequence ATGCGCCCTTCCTCTCACCTTGTTCCAGTCGCACTGGCTGGATTTGTCGCCGTACTGGTCGGTTACGCCAGCTCGGCCGCCATCATCTGGCAGGCCGCCGCTGCGGCAGGTGCCAGCGCACAGCAGATCGCAGGCTGGATGACCGCGCTGGGGATTGGGATGGGTGTCAGCACGCTGGCGCTTTCCTGGTGGTACAAAGCGCCGGTGCTGACCGCGTGGTCAACGCCCGGCGCGGCGCTGCTCGCCACCAGCCTGCACGGCGTGACGCTGCCGGAAACGATCGGCGTGTTCATCTTTGCTAACGCGCTCATTTTACTTTGCGGCATCACCGGGCTCTTCGCCCGTCTGATGAGGCTGATCCCCCATTCGCTTGCCGCCGCCATGCTAGCAGGCGTGTTGCTGCAGTTTGGCCTGCACGCGTTTGCGCACCTGGAGGGTCACTTTCTGCTGTGCGGCAGCATGATTGCGGCGTGGCTGATAGCAAAAGCGCTGGCGCCGCGCTATGCCATCGTGGTTACGCTGCTGGTCGGCGGTATTGTGGCATGGGCGGGCGGTGACGTTGTCACGGATAAGCTCACACTCTCCCTTGTGATGCCCGAGTTTATTGCGCCTACGTTCACCTTCACCAGCCTGGTGAGTATTGGCGTGCCCTTCTTCCTGGTGACTATGGCCTCACAAAACGCGCCGGGGTTCGCCACGATGAAAGCCTCCGGTTACCCGCTGGCGGTCTCGCCGCTCATCATCGTTACGGGAGCGCTGGCGCTGCTGCTTTCCCCTTTTGGCGTCTTTTCTATCTGCATCGCGGCCATTACTGCCGCCATTTGTCAAAGCCCGGATGCGCATCCGGATGCCGGTAAACGCTGGCTGGCAGCCATCGCAGCCGGAGGATTTTATCTGCTGGCGGGGATTTTCGGCGGTTCGATTACCGGGCTGATGGCGGCTCTGCCGCTCAGCTGGATCCAGACGCTCGCCGGTCTGGCGCTGCTGGGCACCATCAGCGGGAGTTTATATCAGGCACTGAGCCACGAGGCGGAGCGAGACGCGGCCATCGTGACGTTCCTGATGACCGCGAGCGGCGTCACGATCCTCGGCATCGGTTCGGCATTCTGGGGGCTGGTGCTGGGCGGCGTATGCTATGCCCTGTTTTCACGCGCTCGCCGCACGTAG
- a CDS encoding helix-turn-helix domain-containing protein, translating into MDITLHLATTLKTLRQARGWSLSKLADETGVSKAMLGQIERNESSPTVSTLWKIATGLNVPFSAFITPEADRQAVFDPQQQAMVVKPFFPWDETLGFDYFSITLAPGALSESTPHEAGVIEHVVVVSGELEMKLDGEWQTISADSGVRFAGDKPHAYRNSSDRTVHFHSLIHYPR; encoded by the coding sequence ATGGACATCACACTACACCTTGCAACAACGCTTAAAACGCTGCGCCAGGCACGCGGCTGGAGTTTGTCGAAGCTCGCGGACGAGACCGGTGTGTCAAAAGCGATGCTGGGGCAAATCGAGCGCAATGAATCCAGCCCGACGGTGTCGACGCTGTGGAAAATAGCCACCGGGCTGAACGTCCCGTTTTCCGCGTTCATCACGCCAGAGGCGGACCGGCAGGCGGTGTTTGACCCGCAGCAGCAGGCGATGGTGGTCAAACCGTTCTTTCCGTGGGACGAGACGCTCGGGTTTGATTATTTCTCCATTACGCTGGCACCCGGCGCGCTGAGTGAATCCACGCCGCATGAGGCCGGGGTGATCGAACATGTGGTGGTGGTCAGCGGCGAACTGGAGATGAAGCTTGACGGCGAGTGGCAGACGATTTCTGCCGATTCGGGCGTCCGTTTCGCCGGTGATAAACCGCACGCCTACCGCAACAGCAGCGACCGGACGGTGCATTTTCACTCCCTGATTCATTATCCCCGCTGA